A stretch of Candidatus Baltobacteraceae bacterium DNA encodes these proteins:
- a CDS encoding FAD-dependent oxidoreductase, producing the protein MIKHDVVVIGGGLAGMRAAVEAAEGGADVAIVSKMHPVRSHSGAAQGGINAALGNREDDSPDAHTFDTVKGSDYLGDQDAIAAMCEDAPNQIIWLEHRGCIFSRLPDGRIAQRPFGGAGSPRTCYSADVTGLVILHTLWEQLERFGVKVYEEYFCTALAIDGGVGTGVIAYNMRNGDLEHIVAKATIFATGGAGRMFLKTTNGYASTADGMGICYKAGIPLMDMEFMQFHPTTLKENGVLMTEGARGEGAYLLNAQGERFMFKYAPNKGELASRDVVSRAEWTEILEGRGIDGCVLLDMRHLGREKILERLPQIRELALDATGKDAVNEPIPILPGAHYFMGGIETDKFGATRVPGVYAAGECACVSVHGANRLGGNSLLETIVFGSRSAKHAVDYIKKVGDGKPSDRTLRAEQDRVAALLGSKGGTRAPKLRRAMNETMSENAFIFRDEKGLAKAVQDMDRVRKEFDAGVYVMDKSKTFNTDLVSTFETDFLIDAAYALAKGAFERKESRGAQARTDYPERDDANWMKHTLAWRQPDGSPRLDYSRGVTITKFAPEVRTY; encoded by the coding sequence ATGATCAAGCACGACGTCGTCGTCATCGGCGGCGGCCTCGCCGGCATGCGCGCTGCGGTGGAAGCCGCGGAGGGCGGAGCCGACGTCGCCATCGTCTCAAAAATGCATCCCGTCCGCTCGCACTCGGGGGCTGCCCAAGGCGGCATCAACGCCGCCCTTGGAAATCGCGAAGATGATTCCCCCGATGCCCACACCTTCGACACCGTCAAAGGCTCCGATTATCTGGGCGATCAAGACGCCATCGCCGCGATGTGCGAGGACGCGCCCAATCAAATCATTTGGCTCGAGCACCGCGGCTGCATCTTCTCGCGCCTTCCCGACGGCCGCATCGCCCAGCGCCCGTTCGGCGGCGCCGGCTCTCCGCGTACGTGCTACTCGGCCGACGTGACGGGCCTGGTGATCCTGCACACGTTGTGGGAACAGCTCGAGCGTTTCGGCGTGAAGGTCTACGAAGAATATTTCTGCACCGCGCTCGCGATCGACGGCGGCGTCGGCACCGGCGTGATCGCCTATAACATGCGCAACGGCGATCTCGAGCATATCGTCGCGAAGGCCACGATTTTCGCGACCGGCGGCGCCGGCCGCATGTTCTTGAAGACGACCAACGGCTACGCCTCGACGGCGGACGGCATGGGCATCTGCTACAAAGCCGGCATCCCGCTGATGGACATGGAATTCATGCAATTCCATCCGACGACGCTCAAAGAGAACGGCGTGCTGATGACCGAAGGCGCGCGCGGCGAGGGCGCCTATCTGCTCAACGCGCAGGGCGAACGCTTCATGTTCAAGTACGCGCCGAACAAAGGGGAACTCGCCTCGCGCGACGTGGTATCACGTGCCGAGTGGACCGAGATCCTGGAGGGACGCGGCATCGACGGCTGCGTGCTGCTCGACATGCGCCACCTCGGCCGCGAGAAAATTCTCGAACGTCTCCCCCAGATTCGCGAGCTCGCGCTCGACGCGACCGGCAAGGACGCCGTGAACGAACCGATTCCGATTCTCCCCGGCGCCCACTACTTCATGGGCGGCATCGAGACCGACAAATTCGGCGCGACGCGCGTCCCCGGCGTGTACGCCGCCGGCGAGTGCGCGTGCGTGAGCGTCCACGGCGCGAACCGGCTGGGCGGCAATTCGCTGCTCGAAACGATCGTCTTCGGCTCGCGTTCCGCCAAGCACGCCGTCGACTACATCAAGAAGGTCGGCGACGGGAAGCCCTCGGACCGCACGCTGCGGGCCGAGCAAGATCGCGTGGCCGCGCTCCTGGGGAGCAAGGGCGGCACGCGCGCGCCGAAACTGCGCCGCGCGATGAACGAGACGATGAGCGAAAACGCGTTCATCTTCCGCGACGAGAAGGGTCTGGCCAAGGCGGTCCAAGACATGGATCGCGTGCGCAAAGAATTCGATGCCGGCGTCTACGTAATGGACAAATCCAAAACGTTCAACACCGACCTCGTCTCGACGTTCGAAACCGACTTCCTGATCGACGCCGCGTATGCGCTGGCGAAGGGTGCGTTCGAACGCAAAGAATCACGCGGCGCCCAGGCACGCACCGATTATCCTGAGCGCGACGATGCGAACTGGATGAAACACACGCTGGCGTGGCGGCAACCGGACGGCTCGCCGCGGCTGGACTATTCGCGCGGCGTCACCATCACCAAGTTCGCTCCCGAAGTGAGAACGTATTAG
- a CDS encoding GGDEF domain-containing protein — MGANLSAGSAEAVELLQEIERLRGRIAILEAERDEYAQQNAELFVLQQVFSTINSTLEINDILSMVLRGVVEALKFKRVVLFDVIDDDAIVRRLECDENGTVNHALDPRGFRADSTLADVSQGKLQLAYGTADDDDAPLEDSRGSYCIAPLVARDVVRGMLYADDPPGNEITENQLRVLLDFASQAAIAVENARLYEETRRLLEETQRLANTDSLTGIPNRRALTELLERELHTSERYDTPFAFVICDLDDLKKINDSGGHSLGDLALKRFAQVLKKNARKGDIIARYAGDEFVLIMAQSDRDQTGRGVERIMSALRRNGLATSIGVAMFPNDGIDGQTLFFAADEALYQAKQAGKNQFRFYNRNKGEGGQADASA; from the coding sequence ATGGGCGCCAACCTGTCCGCCGGCTCCGCAGAAGCCGTCGAACTCCTCCAAGAGATCGAACGGCTGCGCGGTCGCATTGCCATTTTGGAAGCCGAACGGGACGAATACGCACAACAGAACGCCGAACTCTTCGTTCTGCAACAGGTCTTTTCCACCATCAACTCCACGCTCGAGATCAACGACATCCTCTCGATGGTTCTGCGCGGTGTGGTCGAAGCCCTGAAATTCAAGCGTGTCGTGCTCTTCGACGTGATCGACGACGACGCCATCGTTCGCCGCCTCGAATGCGACGAAAACGGCACGGTCAATCACGCGCTCGACCCCCGCGGTTTTCGCGCCGACTCGACGCTGGCCGACGTTTCGCAAGGAAAGCTGCAGCTCGCCTACGGCACCGCCGATGACGACGATGCACCGCTCGAGGATTCGCGCGGTTCATACTGCATCGCGCCGCTGGTTGCACGCGACGTCGTGCGGGGCATGCTCTACGCCGACGATCCGCCCGGCAACGAGATCACCGAAAACCAACTGCGAGTTCTGCTCGACTTCGCCTCGCAGGCGGCTATCGCCGTCGAGAACGCGCGTCTCTACGAGGAGACGCGCCGGCTGCTGGAAGAGACTCAGCGCCTTGCCAATACCGATTCGCTGACCGGCATTCCCAACCGGCGCGCGCTCACCGAGCTGCTCGAGCGCGAGCTCCACACCTCCGAGCGCTACGACACGCCGTTCGCGTTCGTGATCTGCGACCTCGACGACCTGAAAAAGATCAACGACTCGGGCGGTCATTCGCTGGGCGATCTTGCCCTCAAGCGCTTTGCCCAGGTCCTCAAAAAGAACGCCCGCAAAGGCGATATCATCGCCCGGTATGCGGGCGATGAGTTCGTGCTGATCATGGCCCAGAGCGATCGCGACCAGACGGGCCGCGGCGTGGAGCGGATCATGTCGGCCCTCCGCCGCAACGGCCTGGCCACCTCGATCGGCGTCGCGATGTTTCCCAACGACGGCATCGACGGTCAGACGCTCTTTTTCGCTGCCGACGAAGCCCTCTACCAGGCCAAGCAGGCTGGAAAGAACCAGTTCCGCTTCTATAACCGGAACAAAGGCGAGGGCGGCCAGGCGGACGCCAGCGCCTAG
- a CDS encoding DNA polymerase III subunit alpha, translating into MRQFVHLHVHSEYSLLDGACRVDRLCRRTAEDGAPAVALTDHGVMYGAMEFYYAARDTSLTPIIGCEAYIAPRGRFDRTVREEAHVTLLAADLIGYRNLTALISKGFLEGYYYKPRIDLDLLAKHHDGLIVLSGCMSGLVAAPLLKNDYATALRNAKTYVDIFGDRFYIEVMRHGMPEEEAINTGLVKVARELSVPIVATNDSHYLDQRDAPAHDVLLCIGTGKTVSDTSRMKFYSDQFYVKSAEEMYELWSDLPEACENTVKIAGRVDIKIPEKIFHLPQYPVPEEPAQPERTAESYLREICEAGLADRYGAQRAATDEALRERLDYELDVINTMGFASYFLIVWDFIKYARDHDIPVGPGRGSAVGSLASYCLKITDLDPLKFNLFFERFLNPDRISMPDIDTDFCVERRDEVIAYVTEKYGKDRVAQIVTFGTMAARAAVRDAGRALGVPLPDVDRVAKMIPSGPGGLSIEQALEQIPELKMVAAGSPQIRKLLDTAKDIEGLARNAGTHAAGVVISAGPLVEYAPLVRFNDGGVNTQFDMEWVEKIGLLKMDFLGLRNLTVMNRAAEEIRRTVDGTFDLAKIRDDDKKTYDMLSRGETMGVFQVESEGMTRVCIELKPSRFEDIIALVALYRPGPMEWIPQYIANKHGRSKQKSLHPKLEPILAETYSVPCYQEQIMQIARDVAGFSMSEADELRKVMGKKQKDKVPVYRKMFIEGAKSTSGVDDKLAEQIFAFIEPFAGYGFNKSHAAAYGWITYQTAYLKANHPLQYLCALMTSVKDKTDKLVEYIEEAKKIGITVLPPDINESLTDFAVVGDHIRFGLAAVKGVGEGAVRSIIESRERDGKFTDLFDLAKRVDSKQVNRRVFEALIKCGALDALPGNRAQKLGALDGALDLAAHATREKELGQFSLFGDAAEHAPALVPVLPPLPAPSPRETLAWEKETLGIFVSGHPLAGLADALARTGAMPVKDLREVEDDGFVTVAGMVTSVRRTLTKAGQQMLIAQLEDTSGSCDVIVFSKLYPAVQNMFVEDEILVVKGRLRLRERPGAAPGEEGPVDLSVSANDVAPFEMPARVTLPPLDVREWHVHVGSRDQIDRLAALVDEWPGQVPVVMHARGKTQRLARTIAADHQLRSELERIFGRGNVRNDA; encoded by the coding sequence TTGAGACAGTTCGTACATCTTCACGTTCACTCCGAGTATTCGTTGCTGGACGGGGCTTGCCGGGTCGACCGGCTCTGCCGGAGGACCGCCGAGGACGGGGCGCCCGCCGTCGCCCTTACGGACCACGGCGTGATGTATGGGGCGATGGAATTCTACTACGCCGCCCGGGACACCAGCTTGACCCCCATAATCGGCTGCGAAGCCTATATCGCCCCCCGGGGACGTTTCGACCGGACCGTCCGGGAGGAGGCTCACGTCACGCTTCTGGCGGCCGACCTGATCGGGTACCGGAATCTCACCGCCTTGATCTCCAAAGGCTTTCTGGAAGGGTACTACTACAAGCCCCGAATCGACTTGGACCTCTTGGCCAAGCACCACGACGGCTTGATCGTGCTCTCGGGGTGCATGTCCGGCCTGGTAGCCGCACCGCTGCTCAAAAACGACTACGCGACCGCACTGCGCAACGCCAAGACCTACGTCGACATCTTCGGCGACCGCTTCTACATCGAGGTCATGCGCCACGGCATGCCCGAGGAGGAAGCGATCAATACCGGGCTGGTCAAGGTCGCGCGTGAACTTTCCGTGCCCATCGTCGCGACCAACGACTCGCACTATCTCGACCAGCGCGATGCGCCCGCGCACGACGTGCTGCTCTGCATCGGTACCGGAAAAACGGTTTCCGACACGAGCCGGATGAAATTCTATTCGGATCAGTTCTACGTCAAGTCCGCCGAAGAGATGTACGAGCTGTGGAGCGATCTTCCCGAGGCGTGTGAGAATACGGTGAAGATCGCGGGGCGCGTCGACATCAAGATTCCCGAGAAGATCTTCCACCTGCCGCAGTATCCGGTGCCGGAGGAGCCGGCACAGCCAGAGCGCACCGCGGAATCGTACTTGCGCGAAATTTGCGAGGCGGGCTTGGCCGATCGCTACGGCGCGCAGCGCGCCGCGACCGACGAAGCATTGCGCGAACGCTTGGATTACGAACTCGACGTCATCAACACGATGGGCTTCGCGTCGTACTTTCTGATCGTCTGGGATTTCATCAAATACGCGCGCGATCACGATATTCCGGTCGGTCCCGGTCGCGGTTCAGCCGTCGGTTCGTTGGCGTCCTACTGTTTGAAAATCACCGATCTCGATCCGCTCAAGTTCAATCTATTCTTCGAGCGCTTCCTCAATCCGGATCGCATCTCGATGCCGGATATCGACACCGATTTTTGCGTCGAGCGCCGCGACGAAGTGATCGCCTACGTGACCGAAAAGTACGGCAAGGATCGCGTTGCGCAGATCGTGACGTTCGGCACGATGGCGGCGCGTGCGGCGGTGCGCGACGCGGGACGCGCGCTCGGCGTTCCGCTGCCCGACGTCGATCGGGTCGCGAAGATGATCCCGTCGGGGCCGGGCGGCCTCTCGATCGAGCAGGCGCTCGAGCAAATTCCCGAGCTGAAGATGGTCGCCGCCGGGAGTCCCCAGATCCGCAAGCTGCTGGACACCGCCAAAGACATCGAGGGTCTGGCGCGCAACGCGGGCACGCACGCGGCGGGCGTGGTGATCTCGGCGGGTCCGCTGGTCGAGTACGCCCCGCTGGTGCGCTTCAACGACGGCGGCGTGAACACGCAATTCGACATGGAATGGGTCGAGAAGATCGGGCTGCTCAAGATGGATTTCTTGGGTTTGCGGAACCTCACCGTGATGAACCGCGCTGCCGAGGAGATCCGCCGCACCGTCGACGGCACTTTCGATCTCGCGAAGATCCGCGACGACGACAAAAAAACCTACGACATGCTCAGCCGTGGGGAAACGATGGGCGTGTTCCAGGTCGAGTCCGAGGGCATGACTCGCGTGTGCATCGAGTTGAAGCCCTCGCGCTTCGAAGACATCATCGCGCTCGTCGCGCTCTATCGTCCCGGGCCGATGGAGTGGATTCCGCAATATATCGCCAACAAGCACGGCCGGAGCAAGCAAAAGTCTCTGCATCCGAAGCTCGAGCCGATCCTTGCGGAGACCTACTCGGTCCCCTGCTACCAAGAGCAGATCATGCAGATTGCGCGCGACGTCGCGGGCTTTTCGATGAGCGAGGCCGACGAGCTGCGCAAGGTGATGGGGAAGAAGCAAAAAGACAAGGTCCCCGTCTATCGCAAAATGTTCATCGAGGGCGCAAAGAGCACGTCCGGCGTCGACGACAAACTGGCCGAGCAGATCTTCGCGTTCATCGAACCGTTCGCCGGCTACGGTTTCAACAAGTCGCACGCGGCGGCATACGGCTGGATCACCTATCAAACCGCGTACCTCAAGGCGAATCACCCGCTACAATATCTGTGCGCGCTGATGACGTCGGTGAAAGACAAGACCGACAAATTGGTCGAGTATATCGAAGAGGCGAAGAAGATCGGGATCACCGTGCTGCCGCCCGACATCAACGAGTCGCTGACCGACTTCGCGGTCGTCGGCGATCACATTCGCTTCGGGCTGGCCGCGGTGAAAGGCGTCGGCGAGGGCGCGGTGCGCAGCATCATCGAGTCGCGTGAGCGCGACGGAAAGTTTACCGACCTTTTCGATTTGGCCAAACGCGTCGATTCCAAGCAGGTGAATCGCCGGGTCTTCGAAGCGCTGATCAAATGCGGTGCGCTCGACGCGCTTCCGGGGAACCGCGCGCAAAAGCTGGGCGCGCTCGACGGCGCGCTCGATCTCGCGGCCCATGCAACGCGCGAGAAGGAACTCGGTCAATTTTCGCTTTTCGGTGATGCCGCCGAGCACGCGCCCGCGCTGGTTCCGGTCCTGCCGCCGCTTCCGGCGCCGAGCCCGCGCGAGACGCTTGCGTGGGAGAAAGAAACGCTCGGCATCTTCGTTTCGGGTCACCCGCTCGCGGGTCTGGCCGATGCCCTGGCCCGCACGGGCGCGATGCCGGTCAAGGATCTGCGCGAGGTGGAAGACGACGGGTTCGTCACCGTCGCGGGCATGGTGACCTCGGTGCGGCGCACGCTCACCAAGGCCGGTCAGCAAATGCTGATCGCGCAGCTCGAAGACACGAGCGGATCGTGCGACGTCATCGTGTTCTCGAAGTTGTATCCGGCGGTTCAGAACATGTTCGTCGAGGACGAGATTCTGGTCGTCAAAGGACGGCTGCGGCTGCGCGAGCGTCCGGGCGCGGCGCCGGGAGAGGAAGGGCCGGTGGATCTTTCGGTCAGCGCCAACGACGTGGCGCCGTTCGAGATGCCCGCGCGCGTGACGCTGCCCCCGTTGGACGTGCGCGAATGGCACGTGCACGTCGGTTCGCGCGACCAGATCGATCGGTTGGCGGCGCTCGTCGACGAGTGGCCGGGCCAGGTGCCGGTCGTGATGCACGCGCGCGGAAAAACGCAGCGGCTCGCGCGCACGATCGCCGCCGATCATCAGCTTCGCAGCGAGCTCGAGCGCATCTTTGGGCGCGGGAACGTGAGGAATGACGCTTAG
- the hisD gene encoding histidinol dehydrogenase — MTLSVIPCAERARAVGMRRDGWAPSPELVSSVAEIIVAVRVRGDGALVDFTRRYDDANYDLSKLRVPIPMHDGARALVPPEIAEALHLAKERIGRFHERQRPADLAYVDEDGTRYSLRYRALDAVAAYVHGGRVAAASAVLMSAVPAKIAGVSRTIVLCPPRPGGVVHPAVLYACSLCEVDELYAVGGAHAIAAAAYGTDSIARVNKIVGWGGAIVSEAKRQIYGVCGIDGLSGPPEVLVVADDGASSEYVAGELLAQAERDMFARVAVLSESRPLLEAVAQLLDTFDVRTLPHGETLAHVIDGACSLLHAQNRAELFDTIEAIAPERLALQVRDPEPYLARVRHVGTVLVGDMTPLASGDYLAGTNNVLPPSGMARFASGLRLDDFLRSFSVVENSRERMLADALPLAALCEFEDLPHHAQTARMRSGA, encoded by the coding sequence ATGACGCTTAGCGTCATCCCGTGCGCCGAACGGGCGCGAGCGGTGGGGATGCGCCGCGACGGCTGGGCACCCTCGCCCGAGCTGGTGAGCTCGGTGGCCGAAATCATCGTGGCCGTGCGGGTTCGCGGCGACGGCGCGCTGGTCGACTTCACCCGCCGCTACGACGACGCGAACTACGATCTCTCGAAGCTGCGGGTGCCGATTCCGATGCATGACGGCGCGCGAGCGCTCGTGCCGCCGGAGATCGCCGAGGCGCTGCACTTGGCCAAAGAGCGCATCGGGCGCTTTCACGAACGGCAGCGCCCGGCCGATCTGGCCTACGTGGACGAGGACGGAACCCGCTACAGCCTGCGCTATCGCGCGCTGGACGCGGTGGCGGCGTACGTGCACGGGGGCCGCGTTGCCGCCGCATCGGCGGTGCTGATGAGTGCCGTGCCCGCCAAAATCGCCGGCGTTTCGCGGACGATCGTGCTCTGTCCGCCGCGCCCGGGCGGCGTCGTGCACCCGGCGGTGCTCTACGCCTGCAGCCTCTGCGAGGTCGACGAGCTCTACGCGGTCGGCGGTGCGCACGCGATCGCTGCTGCGGCGTACGGCACCGATTCGATCGCGCGCGTCAACAAGATCGTGGGCTGGGGCGGCGCGATCGTGAGCGAAGCGAAGCGCCAGATCTACGGTGTGTGCGGCATCGACGGTCTTTCCGGACCGCCGGAGGTGCTCGTGGTTGCCGATGACGGCGCGAGCAGCGAGTACGTCGCGGGTGAGCTGCTCGCGCAAGCCGAGCGTGACATGTTTGCGCGCGTCGCGGTCCTTTCGGAATCTCGCCCGCTGCTCGAAGCGGTCGCGCAGCTGCTCGATACTTTCGACGTGCGCACACTCCCGCACGGCGAGACGCTCGCGCACGTCATCGACGGCGCATGCTCCTTGCTGCACGCGCAAAACCGCGCGGAACTCTTCGATACGATCGAAGCGATCGCGCCCGAGCGCCTCGCCTTACAAGTGCGTGATCCCGAACCGTATCTCGCCCGCGTGCGCCACGTCGGAACCGTGCTGGTTGGCGACATGACGCCGCTCGCGTCGGGCGACTATCTCGCCGGAACCAATAACGTGTTGCCGCCCTCGGGCATGGCGCGCTTCGCGTCGGGCTTACGGCTGGACGACTTTTTGCGCAGCTTCAGCGTGGTGGAGAACTCGCGCGAGCGCATGCTCGCCGACGCCCTGCCGCTGGCGGCACTGTGCGAATTCGAAGATTTGCCGCATCACGCGCAAACGGCGAGGATGCGCAGCGGCGCATGA
- a CDS encoding Cof-type HAD-IIB family hydrolase, whose amino-acid sequence MKLVAFDLDGTLVGRDLVISARVRAAVARMLDAGIRGCIVTGRMYRAAVPFARELGFETPLICYQGAAIVDPLSDEVLRDTPLEPDVVSEIIGLAGEANVHLQLYRNDLYYCEVDNRFSQLYASLSEVQPVIVPSLRETFAFSAATKAVVIDDPPRAQEMAALFSERLGSQVYVTRSYPEFVEILDPRVNKGEALRFVAAGVGVDMRDVAAIGDSWNDAPLLEAAGLGIAMGSAPKELRAVAQGVVGDVEADGVAEAIERYIVA is encoded by the coding sequence ATGAAGCTTGTTGCTTTCGACCTCGACGGGACGCTGGTTGGACGCGATCTCGTGATCTCGGCGCGGGTGCGCGCGGCCGTTGCACGGATGCTCGATGCGGGCATACGCGGGTGTATCGTCACCGGCCGGATGTACCGCGCCGCGGTCCCCTTTGCGCGCGAGCTCGGCTTCGAAACGCCGCTCATCTGCTATCAAGGTGCGGCAATCGTCGACCCGCTGAGCGACGAGGTGTTGCGCGATACGCCGCTGGAGCCGGACGTCGTGAGCGAAATCATCGGCCTCGCCGGCGAAGCGAACGTGCACCTGCAGCTCTACCGCAACGATCTCTACTATTGCGAAGTGGACAACCGCTTTTCGCAGCTCTATGCTTCGCTCTCGGAAGTCCAGCCGGTCATCGTTCCGTCTTTGCGCGAGACGTTCGCGTTCAGTGCGGCGACCAAAGCGGTGGTGATCGACGATCCGCCACGCGCGCAAGAAATGGCCGCGCTTTTCTCTGAGCGGCTCGGATCGCAAGTCTACGTCACGCGCAGCTACCCCGAGTTCGTCGAAATCCTGGACCCGCGCGTCAATAAGGGCGAAGCGCTTCGCTTTGTAGCAGCCGGCGTCGGTGTCGACATGCGCGACGTCGCCGCGATCGGCGATTCGTGGAACGACGCACCGCTGCTCGAGGCGGCGGGCCTCGGGATCGCAATGGGCAGCGCGCCCAAGGAACTGCGCGCGGTGGCGCAAGGCGTTGTCGGTGACGTGGAAGCAGACGGCGTGGCCGAAGCGATCGAGCGGTACATCGTGGCATGA
- a CDS encoding FtsQ-type POTRA domain-containing protein, translating into MRGRPERARRRRGSPTRVLRPFRLLLAVLAILAAVGLYLLSTWPALYPHTIDVEGNRVVSKDQIVERAHINLARNMWLQNTRAMAARIEAIPYIDTARIARRPPDTIAIRVTERVPFAFVDSNGARVTVDRTLRVLQNGAPPALAGTLPVLRVVLPALPAPGAGISSADVQTLAACAADLAAADVDARSLGFDRFGDVTVVLRNGVQVMLGDRASVTQKIPLIEPILQVVDRGRRKVAAIDLRAITTPVVIYAK; encoded by the coding sequence ATGAGGGGCCGGCCCGAGCGGGCGCGCCGTCGCCGCGGTTCGCCCACGCGCGTACTGCGCCCGTTCCGCCTCTTGCTCGCGGTCCTGGCGATATTGGCGGCCGTTGGACTCTACCTGCTTTCGACCTGGCCCGCGCTGTATCCGCATACGATCGACGTCGAGGGTAATCGCGTCGTGTCCAAGGACCAGATCGTCGAGCGCGCGCACATCAATCTGGCGCGGAACATGTGGCTGCAGAACACGCGTGCCATGGCTGCTCGGATCGAGGCGATCCCCTACATCGACACGGCGCGCATCGCGCGGCGGCCGCCGGACACGATCGCGATTCGGGTCACCGAACGGGTGCCCTTCGCCTTCGTCGACAGTAACGGCGCGCGCGTCACCGTCGATCGCACGCTGCGCGTGCTGCAGAACGGTGCGCCGCCGGCGCTCGCCGGCACGCTTCCGGTGCTGCGGGTCGTACTGCCCGCGCTGCCCGCGCCGGGCGCGGGCATCTCGAGCGCGGACGTTCAGACGTTAGCCGCTTGCGCGGCGGATTTGGCGGCCGCAGACGTCGATGCGCGTTCCCTCGGCTTCGACCGATTCGGTGACGTGACCGTGGTACTGCGCAACGGCGTGCAGGTAATGCTTGGCGATCGCGCGAGCGTAACGCAGAAAATCCCGCTCATCGAACCGATCCTGCAAGTAGTCGATCGCGGCCGGCGCAAGGTCGCCGCGATCGATCTGCGGGCGATCACCACCCCGGTGGTGATCTACGCGAAATAG